In Bos taurus isolate L1 Dominette 01449 registration number 42190680 breed Hereford chromosome 9, ARS-UCD2.0, whole genome shotgun sequence, a single genomic region encodes these proteins:
- the ERMARD gene encoding endoplasmic reticulum membrane-associated RNA degradation protein, whose amino-acid sequence MWEILVGEPIATCLSPSVYDMICKLGFEVRESCDISSIVTQNGEVCWKKITDCMVYTESAQGLDHPESVRLLGPVCQAVHLHLSSLPEGQFEMRYAPALQWTGVPELFPEILGALRSPESPSICLSLMKLSSCLERALGDVYLLIGKDCPFLLRDLLASEELAQVFGQPVMDVLKVFVGSPRGLNLRNVLWHGFAAPQEVPPKYCSMMVLLTAGLGQLLTGFLQQTNFTLAHRPFVTLTSLEDLIVFPDVTSEVLSVLEEVMKKSTFILKIMLPYWEVALTKLKSHRFADCAILLLMQLETGLRRVFAEVNECPKRLLTAESTALYTTFDEILAKHLNDGKINQLPLFLGEPAMEFLWDFLNHQEGPRLRDRLSHGEVSLPEFPKEAASQLLAFCFVLLLRFIDEDLLAVFKEKAAVGSLINLAGTYVSRCHPASQLKKQVLSCEGSVGAWPLLPLPEEAEREPVRSEGDSETDVCSSLITEIVAELCCHVPETHRAAHLPGPLPPEEWPRLLHVLCSIPVQTLFCPRAVLEVLAVLRRVSVHCRRVCGQVAVCVELRRRQWEDRSLRSRQRRNYLRLVRSMKLLSPMLYLILLLIALELINIHMVLGKNASEYQQYLRFLKCILQYTENLAACTRQDRNKWDDAVRLTHTALLKIWTFIEKKQMLMHLAEKSTIKVV is encoded by the exons GTTTATACAGAATCAG CCCAGGGTCTGGACCACCCGGAAAGCGTGCGGCTGCTGGGCCCCGTGTGCCAGGCCGTCCACCTGCATCTGTCGTCTCTGCCCGAGGGGCAGTTTGAAATGCGATACGCACCGGCGCTCCAGTGGACAGGTGTTCCAGAG TTATTTCCTGAAATACTTGGTGCCTTGAGGAGTCCTGAATCTCCCAGTATTTGCCTCAGCCTCATGAAGCTCTCGTCGTGTCTGGAGCGAGCCCTGGGTGAT GTATATTTACTGATTGGGAAGGACTGCCCCTTTCTTTTAAGAGATCTGCTCGCATCTGAGGAACTTGCTCAAGTCTTTGGGCAGCCTGTG ATGGACGTGCTCAAGGTCTTCGTGGGCTCTCCGCGCGGGCTCAACCTCCGCAACGTCCTGTGGCACGGCTTCGCGGCCCCTCAGGAGGTTCCGCCCAA ATACTGCTCAATGATGGTGCTGCTGACAGCAGGACTGGGTCAGCTACTGACCGGCTTCCTTCAACAGACGAACTTCACATTGGCACATCGACCTTTCGTGACTCTTACGAGCCTAGAGGATTTGATCGTTTTTCCTG ATGTTACATCTGAGGTGCTTTCAGTATTAGAAGAAGTGATGAAGAAGTCCACGTTTATACTGAAAATCATGTTGCCATATTGGGAAGTTGCATTAACCAAGTTAAAGTCTCACAG GTTTGCTGACTGTGCCATATTGTTGTTGATGCAGCTGGAGACTGGACTTAGGAGGGTGTTTGCTGAAGTTAACGAATGTCCAAAGAGGCTTCTCACTGCTGAG tCAACAGCTCTTTATACTACCTTCGATGAA ATATTGGCAAAACACTTGAATGATGGTAAAATCAACCAACTTCCTCTTTTCCTGGGAGAGCCTGCAATG GAATTTCTCTGGGATTTCCTAAACCATCAGGAGGGTCCCCGTCTAAGAGATCGGTTAAGCCATGGGGAAGTCAGTTTACCTGAATTTCCGAAAGAAGCAGCCAGTCAGCTGCTTGCGTTTTGCTTTGTCCTTTTACTCAGATTTATCGATGAAGATCTGTTAGCAGTGTTTAAG GAAAAAGCAGCGGTGGGGTCACTGATTAACCTTGCAGGAACCTACGTTTCTCGCTGCCACCCAGCTTCTCAGCTTAAAAAACAG GTGCTGAGCTGTGAGGGGAGCGTTGGAGCTTGGCCTCTGCTGCCTTTGCCCGAAGAAGCTGAAAGGGAGCCTGTGCG ATCAGAAGGTGATTCTGAAACAGATGTCTGCAGCTCTTTAATCACAGAAATCGTGGCTGAGCTGTGTTGCCATGTGCCTGAGACACACCGCGCTGCCCACCTCCCAGGGCCCCTTCCTCCTGAGGA GTGGCCCCGCCTGCTCCATGTGCTCTGCAGCATCCCCGTGCAGACCCTCTTCTGCCCCCGAGCTGTCCTGGAGGTGCTGGCTGTGCTCCGGAGGGTCAGCGTCCACTGCCGCCGCGTTTGTGGACAGGTAGCCGTGTGCGTGGAGCTGAGGCGCAGGCAGTGGGAGGACCGAAGCCTGCGCTCACGGCAGAGGCGGAATTACCTGCGTCTGGTGCGCAG TATGAAGCTTCTGTCTCCGATGCTTTACCTGATTTTATTGCTGATTGCACTGGAATTGATCAACATTCACATGGTTCTTGGGAAGAATGCTTCAGAATACCAGCAGTACCTGAG GTTCTTAAAGTGCATCTTGCAGTACACAGAGAACCTTGCAGCTTGCACCAGGCAAGACAGGAACAAGTGGGACGACGCTGTCCGTCTCACACACACGGCCTTGTTGAAGATTTGGACTTTTATTGAGAAGAAACAGATGTTAATGCATTTAGCCGAGAAATCCACCATTAAAGTTGTCTGA
- the ERMARD gene encoding endoplasmic reticulum membrane-associated RNA degradation protein isoform X4, with product MICKLGFEVRESCDISSIVTQNGEVCWKKITDCMVYTESAQGLDHPESVRLLGPVCQAVHLHLSSLPEGQFEMRYAPALQWTGVPELFPEILGALRSPESPSICLSLMKLSSCLERALGDVYLLIGKDCPFLLRDLLASEELAQVFGQPVMDVLKVFVGSPRGLNLRNVLWHGFAAPQEVPPKYCSMMVLLTAGLGQLLTGFLQQTNFTLAHRPFVTLTSLEDLIVFPDVTSEVLSVLEEVMKKSTFILKIMLPYWEVALTKLKSHRFADCAILLLMQLETGLRRVFAEVNECPKRLLTAESTALYTTFDEILAKHLNDGKINQLPLFLGEPAMEFLWDFLNHQEGPRLRDRLSHGEVSLPEFPKEAASQLLAFCFVLLLRFIDEDLLAVFKEKAAVGSLINLAGTYVSRCHPASQLKKQVLSCEGSVGAWPLLPLPEEAEREPVRSEGDSETDVCSSLITEIVAELCCHVPETHRAAHLPGPLPPEEWPRLLHVLCSIPVQTLFCPRAVLEVLAVLRRVSVHCRRVCGQVAVCVELRRRQWEDRSLRSRQRRNYLRLVRSMKLLSPMLYLILLLIALELINIHMVLGKNASEYQQYLRFLKCILQYTENLAACTRQDRNKWDDAVRLTHTALLKIWTFIEKKQMLMHLAEKSTIKVV from the exons GTTTATACAGAATCAG CCCAGGGTCTGGACCACCCGGAAAGCGTGCGGCTGCTGGGCCCCGTGTGCCAGGCCGTCCACCTGCATCTGTCGTCTCTGCCCGAGGGGCAGTTTGAAATGCGATACGCACCGGCGCTCCAGTGGACAGGTGTTCCAGAG TTATTTCCTGAAATACTTGGTGCCTTGAGGAGTCCTGAATCTCCCAGTATTTGCCTCAGCCTCATGAAGCTCTCGTCGTGTCTGGAGCGAGCCCTGGGTGAT GTATATTTACTGATTGGGAAGGACTGCCCCTTTCTTTTAAGAGATCTGCTCGCATCTGAGGAACTTGCTCAAGTCTTTGGGCAGCCTGTG ATGGACGTGCTCAAGGTCTTCGTGGGCTCTCCGCGCGGGCTCAACCTCCGCAACGTCCTGTGGCACGGCTTCGCGGCCCCTCAGGAGGTTCCGCCCAA ATACTGCTCAATGATGGTGCTGCTGACAGCAGGACTGGGTCAGCTACTGACCGGCTTCCTTCAACAGACGAACTTCACATTGGCACATCGACCTTTCGTGACTCTTACGAGCCTAGAGGATTTGATCGTTTTTCCTG ATGTTACATCTGAGGTGCTTTCAGTATTAGAAGAAGTGATGAAGAAGTCCACGTTTATACTGAAAATCATGTTGCCATATTGGGAAGTTGCATTAACCAAGTTAAAGTCTCACAG GTTTGCTGACTGTGCCATATTGTTGTTGATGCAGCTGGAGACTGGACTTAGGAGGGTGTTTGCTGAAGTTAACGAATGTCCAAAGAGGCTTCTCACTGCTGAG tCAACAGCTCTTTATACTACCTTCGATGAA ATATTGGCAAAACACTTGAATGATGGTAAAATCAACCAACTTCCTCTTTTCCTGGGAGAGCCTGCAATG GAATTTCTCTGGGATTTCCTAAACCATCAGGAGGGTCCCCGTCTAAGAGATCGGTTAAGCCATGGGGAAGTCAGTTTACCTGAATTTCCGAAAGAAGCAGCCAGTCAGCTGCTTGCGTTTTGCTTTGTCCTTTTACTCAGATTTATCGATGAAGATCTGTTAGCAGTGTTTAAG GAAAAAGCAGCGGTGGGGTCACTGATTAACCTTGCAGGAACCTACGTTTCTCGCTGCCACCCAGCTTCTCAGCTTAAAAAACAG GTGCTGAGCTGTGAGGGGAGCGTTGGAGCTTGGCCTCTGCTGCCTTTGCCCGAAGAAGCTGAAAGGGAGCCTGTGCG ATCAGAAGGTGATTCTGAAACAGATGTCTGCAGCTCTTTAATCACAGAAATCGTGGCTGAGCTGTGTTGCCATGTGCCTGAGACACACCGCGCTGCCCACCTCCCAGGGCCCCTTCCTCCTGAGGA GTGGCCCCGCCTGCTCCATGTGCTCTGCAGCATCCCCGTGCAGACCCTCTTCTGCCCCCGAGCTGTCCTGGAGGTGCTGGCTGTGCTCCGGAGGGTCAGCGTCCACTGCCGCCGCGTTTGTGGACAGGTAGCCGTGTGCGTGGAGCTGAGGCGCAGGCAGTGGGAGGACCGAAGCCTGCGCTCACGGCAGAGGCGGAATTACCTGCGTCTGGTGCGCAG TATGAAGCTTCTGTCTCCGATGCTTTACCTGATTTTATTGCTGATTGCACTGGAATTGATCAACATTCACATGGTTCTTGGGAAGAATGCTTCAGAATACCAGCAGTACCTGAG GTTCTTAAAGTGCATCTTGCAGTACACAGAGAACCTTGCAGCTTGCACCAGGCAAGACAGGAACAAGTGGGACGACGCTGTCCGTCTCACACACACGGCCTTGTTGAAGATTTGGACTTTTATTGAGAAGAAACAGATGTTAATGCATTTAGCCGAGAAATCCACCATTAAAGTTGTCTGA
- the ERMARD gene encoding endoplasmic reticulum membrane-associated RNA degradation protein isoform X8, producing the protein MKLSSCLERALGDVYLLIGKDCPFLLRDLLASEELAQVFGQPVMDVLKVFVGSPRGLNLRNVLWHGFAAPQEVPPKYCSMMVLLTAGLGQLLTGFLQQTNFTLAHRPFVTLTSLEDLIVFPDVTSEVLSVLEEVMKKSTFILKIMLPYWEVALTKLKSHRFADCAILLLMQLETGLRRVFAEVNECPKRLLTAESTALYTTFDEILAKHLNDGKINQLPLFLGEPAMEFLWDFLNHQEGPRLRDRLSHGEVSLPEFPKEAASQLLAFCFVLLLRFIDEDLLAVFKEKAAVGSLINLAGTYVSRCHPASQLKKQVLSCEGSVGAWPLLPLPEEAEREPVRSEGDSETDVCSSLITEIVAELCCHVPETHRAAHLPGPLPPEEWPRLLHVLCSIPVQTLFCPRAVLEVLAVLRRVSVHCRRVCGQVAVCVELRRRQWEDRSLRSRQRRNYLRLVRSMKLLSPMLYLILLLIALELINIHMVLGKNASEYQQYLRFLKCILQYTENLAACTRQDRNKWDDAVRLTHTALLKIWTFIEKKQMLMHLAEKSTIKVV; encoded by the exons ATGAAGCTCTCGTCGTGTCTGGAGCGAGCCCTGGGTGAT GTATATTTACTGATTGGGAAGGACTGCCCCTTTCTTTTAAGAGATCTGCTCGCATCTGAGGAACTTGCTCAAGTCTTTGGGCAGCCTGTG ATGGACGTGCTCAAGGTCTTCGTGGGCTCTCCGCGCGGGCTCAACCTCCGCAACGTCCTGTGGCACGGCTTCGCGGCCCCTCAGGAGGTTCCGCCCAA ATACTGCTCAATGATGGTGCTGCTGACAGCAGGACTGGGTCAGCTACTGACCGGCTTCCTTCAACAGACGAACTTCACATTGGCACATCGACCTTTCGTGACTCTTACGAGCCTAGAGGATTTGATCGTTTTTCCTG ATGTTACATCTGAGGTGCTTTCAGTATTAGAAGAAGTGATGAAGAAGTCCACGTTTATACTGAAAATCATGTTGCCATATTGGGAAGTTGCATTAACCAAGTTAAAGTCTCACAG GTTTGCTGACTGTGCCATATTGTTGTTGATGCAGCTGGAGACTGGACTTAGGAGGGTGTTTGCTGAAGTTAACGAATGTCCAAAGAGGCTTCTCACTGCTGAG tCAACAGCTCTTTATACTACCTTCGATGAA ATATTGGCAAAACACTTGAATGATGGTAAAATCAACCAACTTCCTCTTTTCCTGGGAGAGCCTGCAATG GAATTTCTCTGGGATTTCCTAAACCATCAGGAGGGTCCCCGTCTAAGAGATCGGTTAAGCCATGGGGAAGTCAGTTTACCTGAATTTCCGAAAGAAGCAGCCAGTCAGCTGCTTGCGTTTTGCTTTGTCCTTTTACTCAGATTTATCGATGAAGATCTGTTAGCAGTGTTTAAG GAAAAAGCAGCGGTGGGGTCACTGATTAACCTTGCAGGAACCTACGTTTCTCGCTGCCACCCAGCTTCTCAGCTTAAAAAACAG GTGCTGAGCTGTGAGGGGAGCGTTGGAGCTTGGCCTCTGCTGCCTTTGCCCGAAGAAGCTGAAAGGGAGCCTGTGCG ATCAGAAGGTGATTCTGAAACAGATGTCTGCAGCTCTTTAATCACAGAAATCGTGGCTGAGCTGTGTTGCCATGTGCCTGAGACACACCGCGCTGCCCACCTCCCAGGGCCCCTTCCTCCTGAGGA GTGGCCCCGCCTGCTCCATGTGCTCTGCAGCATCCCCGTGCAGACCCTCTTCTGCCCCCGAGCTGTCCTGGAGGTGCTGGCTGTGCTCCGGAGGGTCAGCGTCCACTGCCGCCGCGTTTGTGGACAGGTAGCCGTGTGCGTGGAGCTGAGGCGCAGGCAGTGGGAGGACCGAAGCCTGCGCTCACGGCAGAGGCGGAATTACCTGCGTCTGGTGCGCAG TATGAAGCTTCTGTCTCCGATGCTTTACCTGATTTTATTGCTGATTGCACTGGAATTGATCAACATTCACATGGTTCTTGGGAAGAATGCTTCAGAATACCAGCAGTACCTGAG GTTCTTAAAGTGCATCTTGCAGTACACAGAGAACCTTGCAGCTTGCACCAGGCAAGACAGGAACAAGTGGGACGACGCTGTCCGTCTCACACACACGGCCTTGTTGAAGATTTGGACTTTTATTGAGAAGAAACAGATGTTAATGCATTTAGCCGAGAAATCCACCATTAAAGTTGTCTGA